GCAAAAGAAAATAATCAGACTTTTATTATTGAAACTCATTCGGAAAATATGGTCTTACGACTTCGTAAGCTAGTTGTTGCAAATGATTTTGGTTTCACAAAAGATGATGTAGTAATTTATTGGTTAGAAGATGCTGAATTAAAAGGTAAAGAATTAATGGAAATTACAATTGATGAAGATGGCGTTCTAAGTGATTGGCGAGATGGGGTTTTTGATGAGGGGCTGAAAGAAATATTGGAAATGCAAAAGGCACTTAATAAAAAAGACGAACAATAAATGATAATTTCTTTTAATCCCATCATTTTTAAAAGCCAAGATACTGAAATACAAGCGGTTTTAGCTGAGATACTTAGAGCTTTAATGAACACTAACATTCACTTTATAGAGATCAACAGTATCTATGCAATTTTTTATAACGAAAAGCGCGAGTATATCTTTGATTGCAATGAAATTGCCAAAACATATCTATCCTTGAATGAACGCAGAATTTTCAAAGAGTTTATAAATAAAAAAATTCAAAAACCCATCACTAGTTTGCACAGACAGCACCTTACCCATATTGTTATTGGTATTGAAAAAGATCATCAAGAAATTCACCCTAATAATGCATCCAGAATTATTAAAGAACGTTCAAAAATTATAGTGGAGAATGGAATTAACGATTGGAAATTTATTAAGGGTATTTGCCAAAAATATAGCACAGGTAAAACAAAAAGACGGTCTATTTATCAATTAATAGATCAAGCTATAAAGGATGAAACTATAGAATCGGATAATTCCGGTGGAGTTGGGGAGGTTACAAAAGTAATACAACATTGGATAGATAAACCACGTTATCACGATATTTTTAAGTACAAGTTGATGGCTATATTTGATAGTGATAAACACATCTCAAATGGATTTATAACGCCTTATAAAAGTAAAATTGCATACTTTAAAGCAAAAAAGATTAAAAATATTCAGGCTGTTGATTATGAATATGAAATGACTGATTTAATTGTATGGCATATTTTATACAAAAGAAAAATTGAAAATTATATACCTTTAAATGTACTATTTGAAAATATTACATCAATAACTCAGCTTCAGAAAAATGATTTAGACAATAAAACTAATGTTGATTTGGATTTTATAGAATACAATCAACATAATATAGGAATAGGTGAAACGAAGATAAAGGATAAATTTCCTGAAATGTTTCTTGCTCAGTTTTCTTACAGTGACCTTGAAAAAAGATGTGAACACCACAAAGTTTTTCTGCCGGAAGCAAACGAATTAGTTTCTGAAATAGAACAAATTTTACTAAAAATTGCGAAAATATTATGAATGATAAAATAAGTGTAAAACCCGATACTATATATCTTGAAGACTTATTGGATGATATAGCTAATGGAGGATATAGAATTCCTATATTCCAACGAGATTTTGTTTGGAAATCTTCTCAAATGCTTGACCTATTTGATAGCATTTTAAAAGGTTATCCAATAGGTAGTTTATTGTTTTGGAAGACCAAAGACTATAAAACTAAAGACCAAATAGGCCCTTACATCATAAAACAAGAAGATAGCGACGATACTAAATATGTTTTGGACGGATTTCAACGAATATCTACATTATTTGGAGTACTGACGAATCCCAAAGAGTATAAAGAAAAAAATAACGCTGAACTAAAGAATTTTTTAATTTATTTTGATATCAAAGAAAATAGCTTTAGCTATATAAAAAATAAAAAAGATCAAAATATATTTTCGATTCCTCTATATGATATTTATGATAATCGTGAATTGTTTAATTTGCTTCGTGAATTAGATAAAGAAGATATTACAGAAGTTGATAAAAACAGATACATTGATAATGCAAGAAATTTACATAGCATTTTACATAAATATAAATTACCTTATGTGGAAATAAGGGGAGGAGATATAAGAAGTGCTGTTGTAATCTTTTCAAGAATAAATTCAACAGGAACAGAAATTTCTGAAGACTTTATGCTTTCAGCACTTAGCTATAATGTAGGAACAGGATTCTTGCTGAGTGATTCGATTACTGAATTCCTTAATAGCTTAAATGCTTACAATTTTGAAGATTTGAAAAGAGATACCATTTTAAATTGTATTTCTAATGCAAAGGGAAAAATATATTTTGATGTAAAAATAGAAGATTTATTGAATCGAGATTTAGAACCAGATTTGGAATTGTTAACGAAGAATGCATACACACATATCAAAAAAGCAGTAGAGTTTTTATATAAAAAATTATTTGTAATAGATATTCGTTTATTGCCCTATCCAACTCAGTTAATTTTTATTTCGGAATATTTCAGGCTTAATCCAGAGCCTACACTTGAGCAATGTAAAGCATTAAAAAATTGGTTTTGGGTAACAACTTATTCAAACTACTTTACAGCGTATTCTATAAGTCAACAAAGAAGTGCTTATCAAGAATTCTGTAAGTTCGCACAAGGAGAACATCCCGATGGAATTTACAAAGTTAATAGCGATGCGCCTTTAACTACAGCTAAGTATCCAGATAAATTAAATTTTACAGGTGTAAGACCAAAGGCGTTACAATTATTTTATTTAAAATCAATTATTGGAGATAATGAAATTCAAGATAGAGAAGGATTAAAAGAAATTTTTATTTCTTCTTCTTCAAAGAAAGATAGAAATCCAGCTAATATTATTCTGAGGTTATCATCTGAATTTGAAGAAAATAAAGAGAGGAAACAAATTAAAAATTTCATTGAAACCTCTTCAACTCATCTTTTGGATAAGCATTTCATTACAGAAGAAATGGTTGATTTATATAAACAAGATAGAATAGATGATTTTATTTCAAAAAGAGAGAGTTATTTGAAATTAAAAGAAAGTAAGTTTGTAGAAAAAATGGAAATTAGATATACCAATTAAATACCCTGCGCTCTCGTTCGTTATTCTTGAGTGTTGCTGTTCTGATCACCCTTGGTTACATTTATTACTTTTAGAGTAAATAGCACCACACCCTTAGTTCTTCTGTTATTACGCAAAACGGCTTTTTCATTGGTTTATTTGCGCCATACTTTAATAGCGATCACACCCCACGCCCACAATTAACTAAATACAGCGCATTCCATCTGAATGAGGGACACAAGGGCAGGCAGGATGCCCACCCCACAAGACTTATCATATTAAGATGTGTACTTCATTTACTTGCAAACTGCTGTATAAAAAATCTTATATTACTAAATAACCCTCACATCTAGGAGCTTCCCATGATCTCGGCATGAACTTCATTAGGTGTTAAATGATAAACCTGCAATAACGTCCTCAAAGCTTATTACTGACAGGTTCAATTAAATATAACTAAAGCGATCGCACTTCCCACTCTCCCATTCACAGCACAGCTACCCCTTTAATATAATTGGGGTCTTGACGATCGCTAACAAAAGCTTGAGGCACATCTGCAAGAGATTGATAACGGTGGCTCCCTGCCTGACAGGTGTAGGTTTTTTATTTGGGCATGAGTGGGCACTCTCAAACAGAGTTCTAAACGTGGTTCAAATAACGAAATTTCGTTCTTGGGTGGGAAATCAGAAATTAAAA
Above is a window of Nostoc sp. UHCC 0702 DNA encoding:
- a CDS encoding DUF262 domain-containing protein, with the translated sequence MNDKISVKPDTIYLEDLLDDIANGGYRIPIFQRDFVWKSSQMLDLFDSILKGYPIGSLLFWKTKDYKTKDQIGPYIIKQEDSDDTKYVLDGFQRISTLFGVLTNPKEYKEKNNAELKNFLIYFDIKENSFSYIKNKKDQNIFSIPLYDIYDNRELFNLLRELDKEDITEVDKNRYIDNARNLHSILHKYKLPYVEIRGGDIRSAVVIFSRINSTGTEISEDFMLSALSYNVGTGFLLSDSITEFLNSLNAYNFEDLKRDTILNCISNAKGKIYFDVKIEDLLNRDLEPDLELLTKNAYTHIKKAVEFLYKKLFVIDIRLLPYPTQLIFISEYFRLNPEPTLEQCKALKNWFWVTTYSNYFTAYSISQQRSAYQEFCKFAQGEHPDGIYKVNSDAPLTTAKYPDKLNFTGVRPKALQLFYLKSIIGDNEIQDREGLKEIFISSSSKKDRNPANIILRLSSEFEENKERKQIKNFIETSSTHLLDKHFITEEMVDLYKQDRIDDFISKRESYLKLKESKFVEKMEIRYTN